Proteins from a genomic interval of Nocardia sp. BMG51109:
- a CDS encoding DUF58 domain-containing protein, which yields MTNSPKVPPTKHSAAPPSFRSGNLNDPRLSAALKTLELTVRRRLDGVLHGDHQGLIPGPGSEPGEARLYQPGDDVRQMDWSVTARTTHPHVRQMIADRELETWLVVDLSASLDFGTALCQKRDLVVAAAAAVTYLTSGGGNRIGAVVANGERLFRIPARSGRVHAQAMLRDIATTPHAADGVRGDLRGAIESLRRPQRKRGLAVVISDFLGDIDWQRSLRAISGRHDLLGVEVLDPLDLELPDVGDVVLHDPETGRTREFTVTPTLRSDFTRAARRHRGQVEQALRSSGAPVLTLRTDRDWIADVVRFVSTRRHTFGAPSGQVPRQ from the coding sequence GTGACGAATTCACCGAAGGTCCCACCGACGAAGCACAGTGCGGCCCCGCCCTCGTTCCGCTCCGGCAATCTGAACGATCCGCGGTTGTCGGCCGCGCTGAAGACCCTCGAACTGACCGTGCGCCGGCGCCTGGACGGCGTGCTGCACGGCGACCACCAGGGCCTGATCCCGGGCCCGGGGTCCGAACCCGGTGAGGCCCGGCTGTATCAGCCGGGCGACGACGTGCGCCAGATGGACTGGTCGGTCACGGCCCGCACCACCCATCCGCACGTGCGGCAGATGATCGCCGACCGGGAGCTGGAGACCTGGCTCGTGGTCGACCTGTCCGCCAGCCTCGACTTCGGCACCGCGCTGTGCCAGAAGCGGGATCTGGTGGTCGCCGCTGCGGCCGCGGTCACCTACCTCACCAGCGGCGGCGGCAACCGGATCGGCGCCGTCGTCGCCAACGGCGAGCGGCTGTTCCGGATTCCCGCCCGCAGCGGGCGGGTTCATGCTCAGGCGATGTTGCGTGACATCGCCACCACCCCGCACGCGGCCGACGGCGTGCGCGGCGACCTGCGCGGCGCGATCGAGTCGCTGCGCCGCCCGCAGCGCAAACGCGGTCTGGCCGTGGTGATTTCGGACTTCCTCGGCGACATCGACTGGCAACGGTCGTTGCGCGCCATCTCCGGCCGCCACGATCTGCTCGGGGTGGAGGTGCTGGATCCGCTGGATCTGGAACTGCCCGACGTGGGTGACGTGGTGCTGCACGATCCCGAGACCGGCCGCACCCGGGAGTTCACCGTAACCCCCACGCTGCGTAGCGATTTCACCCGCGCGGCGCGGCGGCACCGCGGTCAGGTCGAGCAGGCGCTGCGCAGCAGCGGAGCCCCGGTGCTGACGCTGCGCACCGACCGGGATTGGATCGCCGACGTCGTCCGGTTCGTGTCCACCCGGCGCCACACCTTCGGCGCCCCGTCCGGTCAGGTCCCTCGACAGTGA